CACATCTACTTGTGTATAATCATTTAATCTGTTAATAAAAGTAGTATTATCAGCATCGCCTAACTTAACATAAGCTATTTTGGCTTCCGCCAAATCTTTTACAGGAAACAAGTCCAATTCATTCTTTAATAACGTAGTTGCATTTTCTACCAATTTATAATGTAAAACTTCAGCATCTTGTCCATTTAAATCCTCATTTAAATTTTTCAACTCAATGGGTTTGTAATTATTTAAACCTGCCCAATATTTAGCTTTCAAAATCTTTTTAACAGATTCGTCCAAACGTTTGGTGGTTATCACACTATCTGTGACCGCTTTTTTTAATTTTGCAATTGATTCAGGTATATCTAAAGGCATCAATAAAATATCGTTACCTGCTTTTATAACCTCTAGGTTAATTTCAGCCGGACTAGAGAAATTTGCAGCACCTTTCATATTTAAGGCATCCGTAAAAATTAAGCCTTTAAATCCCATTTTTTCTTTCAACAAATCAGTTACAATATTTTTGGATAAAGAGGAAGGTAATGCCGTATTTGGTTCATATTCTGGTACACTTAAATGTGCAACCATAATACTGGCCAAACCGTTTTTAAACAATTCTCTGTAAGGATATAATTCTACAGAATCTAATCTTTGTCTTGAAAATGGTATTGTAGGTAATGTCAAATGAGAATCTGCATCTGTATCTCCATGACCAGGAAAATGCTTTGCATTAGCCAATACATTTTGGCTCTGCATACCTTTCGTAAAGGCAACAGCTTTTGAAGCTACATTTCTAGGATCTTCACCAAAAGAACGGTTCCCGATTATCGGATTTGCAGGGTTTATATTAACATCAACTACTGGTGCAAAATTAACATGAATCCCCAATCGGCTATGATGTTTACCTAACATTTCACCAAATTCTTCTATTAAACTTTCATCTTGAATAGCTCCTAAAGTCATATTCCAAGGGAAACGATAGGTATTATCTAGCCGCATATCTAATCCCCATTCTCCATCAAAACCTAGCATTAAAGGAATTTTTGAGATTTTCTGAAAATTATTGGTCATTTTCGCCTCTTTTTCAGGAGTACCCTGAAAAAACACCAATCCACCAATATGGTATTTATTTATCAATTCAGTAACATCAGCTTCATGTTGAGCATCTCGGTTAGAATATGCTGGTATCATAAAAAGTTGACCAATCTTTTCGTCAATGGTCATTGATTTCATAATACTATCTACCCATATATTTTGCCCATAGGTATCCTTTTTATCTAAAGGACTTTCTTCTTGAGCATTCATAAAAGTAATAAAAAAAACAAAAATTAAAGGGAGAATTCTGGTATTCATAAAAGCGTAATATATTTTATATTCAAATTATTTAAGAGACTAAAAATTTGGCGTGCCAACTTTTGTTTGCTTCAACTTCCCAAGCAGACGCCAAATCTGCTTTAGAATTAATCATATTATTAAAAACAATAGTATTGGCATTTATTTTATTTGCTGCAACGTATTTCTTAAAATCATTTAAGTCAACAGTATTAATATTAGTGCCATCTTTAAAAGAAACTTTCATTTTATTTAACAAATCAACATCGAAAGCCTTTTCAATTTCTTTAATTATATGTACTGAACTGTCTATTGAACAGCCTGAAACTTCATTTACGTTTTCATCGACAGCCAAAATGATAAATTGATTGTATTCAATTTTAAAAGCGGCTGATAAATCATCACCATGGCGTTTCCAATTATTGACAAAATTTCTCAAATACTCTGAAATTTGATCAACTTCAGATTGATTTAGTGTTCTGTCTGCTTGATAAACCCACACTCTGGAGGAATCTGCCAACATATCAAATTCTATAAACATGGTTTTTTTTATTATAATTTATTATTCAAACTACGTAATTTAATACCAGTCAATACTTTTTTTGTGTAAAGCGGAAAATCAGCATTTTGTATCCAAGAATAATACCCCTTGTCTTTTGCTAATACCTCTGCTACTTTTTTACCTTTATATTTACCAAAGGTGAAAATTTCTTCGTCTTTATCATTAAACATAATAAAACCTGCGAAGTCAGCTCTTTTATTATGTGTAGAAAATTCATGTAAAAATTTTACATCATTTTCTAAATCGTCATACATGTCTAATTGTGCCTTTAAAATTTCATAGGTTGCATTAGTATCTGCCTCTGCCGAATGAGCATTTTCCAAGTCTTTATCACAATAATAGTTATAAGCAGCACTTAAAGTACGTTGTTCTTTTTTATGATAAATAACTTGTACATCAACCCCTACTCTATTATTCATATCAAAATCTATACCGACACGCAAAAATTCTTCAGCTAATAACGGAATATCAAATCTGTTTGAGTTAAAACCAGCCAAATCACAACCGTCAATTAATTGATTAATTTCTTTAGACAATTCTGCAAAAGTAGGCTCTGTCACTACTTTTTCATTGGTAATACCATGAATAGCAACCACCTCAGCAGGAATTTCCATTTCAGGGTTTACCAACCAGGTTTTACTTTCTTTATTACCATTTGGATACACTTTTAATATTGAAATCTCAACAATACGGTCTTTAGCTATATTAATACCTGTTGTTTCAAGATCAAAAAATACAATAGGTTTTTTAAGTTTTAATTCCATAATTCTTATTAGAAATATTTTCGTGTTGGGTTTGTAAATTTTATGAATTACCAAAGATACAATTTGTAACAAGAAATCATATTATTTAACATTTTGATTTGAGGAATAATTTTATAAAATTTTTCAATTCGAGTATCTTTACCAGAGACTACGCAATCATTAATATTTGTATCGATATTTGTTTCTTGCTAAGCTCAACTCATACCTGATGTTTCACAAGAAAAAAGTGTGGCACTCGGCCTAAAACACCAACAAACTGAATTTTATTTAGTTTATCCTCAATACTAGAATCAAAAAAGACAAATTCAATGGTATCAGCTACTCAATTTAATTAAATAAAAATAGTATTTAACCAAAAAAAATGCTAAGCATAAACTCAGCATTTTTATATTTTATATACCCATTTTTAGAACTCCCTATTCGTATCAAACCCTTCTAAATACTCGGCAACTCGTTGTATAAACATTCCTCCAAGAGCACCATTGACAACCCTGTGGTCATAGGAATGTGAAAGGAACATTTTATGGCGGATACCTATAAAATCACCTTCTGAAGTTTCAATAACAGCGGGTACCTTACGAATAGCACCTAATGCTAATATTGCCACTTGCGGCTGATTGATAATAGGCGTACCCATAACACTACCAAAACTACCTACGTTAGTAACCGTATAGGTACCTCCTTGCGTATCGTCTGGCTTTAACTTACCTGTTCTAGCACGTAAAGCTAAATCATTTACCGCTTTGGTCATACCCATTAAATTCAACTGGTCGGCATTTTTAATTACAGGGACAATCAAGTTTCCATCTGCCAAGGCAGCAGCCATCCCTAAATTAATATTTTTCTTCTTAATTACGCGATCACCATCAACCGAAATATTAATCATTGGAAAATCCTTAATGGTTTTAGCAATAGCTTCCATAAAAATAGGTGTAAAGGTTATTTTTTCTCCTTCTCTTTTTTGAAAACTATCTTTTACCTTGTTACGCCAGTTTACAATTTTAGTAACATCAACTTCAATAAATGACTGTACATGAGCTGAAGTCTGCACAGAGTTTACCATGTGCTGAGCAACCAACTTACCCATTCTGGACATTTCTATAATTTCATCTTGACCATTAACAGAAACTGGAGCGGCAGGTGTTGCCGGTTTCTGAGAGTGAACTGGTGTTGCGATTGCAACCGGTTTTGTATCACCACCATTTAAAGGTGTATTTCCTCTATTTTCTATATAGGCAAGAATATCATCTTTAGTAACTCGATTATCCTTACCGGTTCCAACAATGGATTCTAATTCCGTCATTGAAATATTTTCTTTTTTAGCTATCGTTTTCACTAAAGGTGAATAGAATTTACCGCTTGGCGAATCTCCAATCACAGCAACAGCTTCTTTTACTGCTGTTACTTCGGCAATAGTATTTTCAATAGCTTTAACTTCCTGAGGCTCTTCAGTTTTTACTTCAGATTTGATTGTTGTTACAGCAACATCTTCTGTTGCTCCATCTCCTGAAATTTCAATAATTGCAAGTGTTTCTCCTACTTTTACAACAGCATCAACATCATATAACCTTTCAATTAAAACACCTTCAACTTCACTCGGCACTTCAGAATCTACTTTATCTGTAGCAATCTCAACAATCGCTTCATCTAGCTCAATAGTATCACCTACTTCCTTTAACCATGATGTAATTGTTGCTTCCGCAACACTTTCGCCCATTTTAGGCAATTTAAGTTCAAATTTAGCCATCTAGTAAACAAATTTTAGAGTCCTGCAAAGGTATAAAAAATAAGAGGCAAAGTTACTAATTCGGGATTTAATACTAAATCATCACGTAAAAAAAAGACCGTCTTAGCAATTGCCAAGACGGTCCATAAATATGTTTAAATGCTAATTATTGCATCATCTTTTTTGTAAGTTCTTGTAACTCTTCTGCTTTAGCAGTCATGTAAGTTGTAAGCTTTTCAGCATCAGCACCAGTAATTTTACCAGATACCTCTTGAGCTTTCGTAGCTAAATCTTGACCTTTTTTACCTAAGTCAGCAAAAGCAGTCATATCTTTACTCTCTACAGCTTTTTTATAGTCGGCTATATAAGACTCATAACTGTCAACATAAGCTTGTACATCTGAATCGCTAAAACTAGGTGCTCCATCAGTTGATTCAGCAGTAGCAGTTTCTTCTACTTTTTCATCAGTTGTTGCAGTTTCTTCTGTTTTAGTTTCTTCTGTAGCATCAGGTTTTGGTGTCTCTTTACAAGATGTTAATACTAATGCTGCAATCATTGTTAAGCTTAAAAATACTCTTTTCATAATTAAATGGTTTTTGTTTATTAGTTGAGACAAATCTAAATACAATTCTAATTTTAGAAACACCTGAATAAAGGGGTATTTACTTTTTTCAAGATTAATAGTATTAAAATTGCTTTATTACTGCCAAATTAAGTCAATAAAACGCATTCGCTTTTCAATTATTGTGATAGATTTGAAAACTTTTAAAACTAACCCATTGCAAACCAATCTTTTTAAAGATTTACGTTTCATATATCCATGGAGGAATTATCAAGAAAATTTTTTAATTAATTTTTCTACTCATATTTCCGATGACCATTTTCATGTTATTGCTCCACCCGGATCTGGTAAAACAGTATTAGGATTAGAAATTGTAAAAAGAATTGGCAAAAAAACCTTAGTACTGGCACCTACATTAACAATAAGAAATCAATGGGAAGATAGATTACAACACTTTTTTACAAAAGAAAAAAATTCAGAACGGTCTCATTCGATATTAAATCACTCTCTGAAATTACATTCTCCACCTAT
The nucleotide sequence above comes from Aureibaculum algae. Encoded proteins:
- a CDS encoding dihydrolipoamide acetyltransferase family protein; this translates as MAKFELKLPKMGESVAEATITSWLKEVGDTIELDEAIVEIATDKVDSEVPSEVEGVLIERLYDVDAVVKVGETLAIIEISGDGATEDVAVTTIKSEVKTEEPQEVKAIENTIAEVTAVKEAVAVIGDSPSGKFYSPLVKTIAKKENISMTELESIVGTGKDNRVTKDDILAYIENRGNTPLNGGDTKPVAIATPVHSQKPATPAAPVSVNGQDEIIEMSRMGKLVAQHMVNSVQTSAHVQSFIEVDVTKIVNWRNKVKDSFQKREGEKITFTPIFMEAIAKTIKDFPMINISVDGDRVIKKKNINLGMAAALADGNLIVPVIKNADQLNLMGMTKAVNDLALRARTGKLKPDDTQGGTYTVTNVGSFGSVMGTPIINQPQVAILALGAIRKVPAVIETSEGDFIGIRHKMFLSHSYDHRVVNGALGGMFIQRVAEYLEGFDTNREF
- a CDS encoding ABC transporter ATPase, translated to MFIEFDMLADSSRVWVYQADRTLNQSEVDQISEYLRNFVNNWKRHGDDLSAAFKIEYNQFIILAVDENVNEVSGCSIDSSVHIIKEIEKAFDVDLLNKMKVSFKDGTNINTVDLNDFKKYVAANKINANTIVFNNMINSKADLASAWEVEANKSWHAKFLVS
- a CDS encoding 3'-5' exonuclease, whose amino-acid sequence is MELKLKKPIVFFDLETTGINIAKDRIVEISILKVYPNGNKESKTWLVNPEMEIPAEVVAIHGITNEKVVTEPTFAELSKEINQLIDGCDLAGFNSNRFDIPLLAEEFLRVGIDFDMNNRVGVDVQVIYHKKEQRTLSAAYNYYCDKDLENAHSAEADTNATYEILKAQLDMYDDLENDVKFLHEFSTHNKRADFAGFIMFNDKDEEIFTFGKYKGKKVAEVLAKDKGYYSWIQNADFPLYTKKVLTGIKLRSLNNKL